The following nucleotide sequence is from Anguilla rostrata isolate EN2019 chromosome 3, ASM1855537v3, whole genome shotgun sequence.
gaagaagaagaagaagaagaagaagaagaagaagaagaagaagaagaagaagaagaagaagaagaagaagaagaagagagaagaagaagaagaagaagaagaagaagaagaagaagaagaagaagaagaagaagaagaagaagaagaagaagaagaagaagaagaagaagaagaagaagaagaagaagaagaagaagaagaagaagaagaagcagctgTCAAAACAAGGGCAACTCAAAAAGGCTTTCCTCTTTGTGACATGAACAAAAGTCAAGCATTACTTTCCTTGTAGCAGAAAACAGCCTTGCACAAAATATTGTAAAAGAACACGCATGACTTCCAACATATTTCTATTTTCTCAAGATATTTCCCATATGCAAATCCACACATTTAAATGATCCTACTAGCTGATAAAGAGTATTTCAAGTTTATAGGCTTTTCAATCTCTTTACCTAAACAATAGACAAAATTTAGATTGTCCAGACCTTGATATGATTTgaaaatttatatatttgaagTTACATGCATTGTGTTGGTTCCAGAATTTAGATTTAGTCTCCTGTCTGTCTAATTTAATGTCACttaatgctttgttttttatttgtgtaattatcaatatatttattcaaatatttagtTGTTGATTACGATAATTATTTCATATGAGGTCCTGAATTTCCTTGTGGTCTTTATCGCCACTTACGATATCAATATTTAATCCATGCTTCTAAACTGATGTTgcaaaagcaggtttttttcactgtttaacACCGTATTGTCACTTTGTCCTCTGCAGTagtactcctcctcctccacccttaACGACCAAAATGGTTCTTTGTAAATATCCCAGCCAATGTTCCAAGGGTAAAGCACAGCTGACCTTTCACCCCCAGCTCTAATTCTGTCACTGTATCCAGGAAAGGAAAGTGCGCAGGAGACAAAGCCCTGATGAATAAATCATGAAGCAGGAAACTTTCCAGTGAAGAGCACGGCAGGGTCCTGTTGCACAGCTCTGTCCTGTCCTTCtgcaaagtgggggggggggggggtggggggtgggggggtgtttagGGTAGGAGGGGTGCATTAACAGCCACCAGATATTTTCAGAGAAGAGATCCCATTAAAGAGcccagagaagagagaagacagCAGGCACATGCGTGCTCAGGCTAAGAAAAACAGGCTACGATTTAGCTCTCCTCCAGCACATGAATTATTCACCCCCGCCATCCAGACttgtagctgtgtgtctttCATGAATGCAGTACATGGGGCTACAGCAGgaatactctctctctgcctcgctCTACGCGTAGCGGAGCGCGTGAATCTCGGCTGAGCGCACGGCCCTTGAAAAGGTCATTccttatttatgcatttactgCAGAGCCGTCTCTCGCGGTGATAGTCGGCTACCGCATCCCGCGTACGCGTCAGTAGCCCATCCCGCGAACGCGCGGCTCCCAGTCCGAGGGCCAGAGGAGGGACAGGAGCCGGCCATCTGTTTGGATTTGCATGAGAATGGGTCGCTGCGTTCAGCTCCTGGACCCAATTCgtcaccaaaaagaaaaaaaaaaaacagccactcTAAAATTAGACATCTGCATCTGTGATGCCGAAGGGGAGGAGGAACGTGATCTAAGGGGCGTTCTCCAAAAGGACGTCCCAGACACAGGAGAAGGAGGACTGGTATTATTCGGTATTTATTTAGTCACTCAGCAAACATCTCAATGCTGCTAAGGGTTTGCCAGCCCACTTAGGCTGATATTGATACTGTGCACCTGAAATGTTACCAAAGCAACCAGGTTGTTTCATCGCCACTCAGAATCAGAGCAAGTGGACCTGAGGTCACATTGTGATGGGAGGGCCAGACCCACAGCAATACAACACACCTGCCCTCATTGAGCCTGGCACATactatttttacacatttaaaactatttacatatttgcaaTGCACAAGTCCAAGCCAGAGTCcaagtttatttatacatagttttatatatatatttagatatttataaTGCAATTAATGTTAAATACATCGCTCAAGGTGAAGCAGCAAAGTCCCACCTGGGATGTGAAACCACAAAGGTCTGGTTACTGACTTCATCAATAAGGAAGGTCACAAAGCAGCTcgtgactgagagagagagacacacacacacagaaagagaggaagaccagagagagaaataaagaggggtagagagagagtgagagagagacacacacacacacacacacagaaagagaggaagaccagagagagagaaatagagaggggtagagagagagtgagagagagacaccttGACTCTGCAGAGAAACCACATTCGTTCAATGCAGTGATCTTCAAAGTCTCCTTCGTCTCAACCTAGTCTCACACAAAGCCCTTCTAAGGAGTTTGCCCACGGGAGTGCCATTGTCTGTGCGATTCCTCTGACAGCAGGTGAAAGACACTTCACCACATAAACGGGCTTTTGCTGTGAGTTCTGTTCTCTGAGGCCACACTGCCAGTCAACTTGTCTTCAGCCTGCAGTTTTTCATTGTATCCAAGCAGTCGATACATACTTTACAAGCAGCCTgtttggcctgtgtgtgtgtgtgcgtgtcggtctgtgccagtctgtgtgtgagaatgtgtatgTAGGAGCATGCGTacgagtgtgtgcgcatgtgtgtgtaggtgcgtgcgtataagtgtgtgagaatgtgtgtgcgtgcatgttttgtgtgtatgtgtgtgcatgtgcgagtgtgtctgtgccagtgtgtgtgaatgtaggtgtatatgtgtgagcgtgtgtgagtgtgtgttttctctttcaTAAGTCAGGCATATCACACAGAGCAGATGAGGATACTCTATCCTGATAAAGTTCCCCACTGGCTCAGGATGCAGGGTACGGCCTCTGTGATCCCCGTGAGAAAGCGGTAATTGAAACCGTGCGCCGAGCTGCCGTTCTCTCAAGACTGTTCTAGAAacagctcgggggggggggggggagaggggcaagGGGAAGGGAGGATGCCGACCAagactgcccccacccccccacccccccacccacaaagTTAAGGCTTGCCACATAGACAAGGGCAGCTGAAGCCTCTTTACCCCCTGTGTACAAGCTTTAACTGTCATGGCTGTGTGTATGAGCTTTAACTGTCACGGCTGTGTGTACGAGCTTTAACTGTTAGCTGTGTGCCAGCTCACACCTGACGGTGCAGCAGAAGCTACTGTGGCAGGGCAGGGTGAGCAGCTGCAGGTTGTTGGCAATAATCTCCATGACAACAGCCGCTGGTAaaaaggggggggcggtgatAATGTCATCACCACCACAGCTACACGGGGTGCCGAGCGGAGCTCAGCGATGACCGGGCCGACTGAAGCGCTCGATACCAATTTAATTGGAACAATTGCACCAATTAAGAATTAATTGCAGCTACATCAGTCATCAGCGCGAGTGCTCCTGCGGATTCGGGGTTCAGCTGCAGCCCAATGAAGCAGACAGGTCACTAATGCAGCGCTCGCTCTCCTGAGGTCCCCGGGAGAAACGTCCTGATCGCACACGGGCATTAAGAAACGAGTCCAGATGTCGAGCTCAGCCTCGACGTGCCCCGATGCTGACGCTCGAATACTACGGCACCTGCACATGCAGTGCGGCGTCACAATTGATATTCTGAtccatactgtacacacagccctgcactATCCAGGGAGCTTGGCTGAGGGAGTATTTTGGTTATTCTGTCTTCATTgtaaattctgctgtttttctgcaTGTGGCAATAAAACCATTTGATAATAAAAAGCTAATCAACCCTAAgcactgtaatgtaaaacaatgtcaactaaaaataaacagggcCGCATTTTCAGGCTGATTCAAACAGCACCCAGCCCGGAAGGACTGGCAGCCAATCCGGCTTTGAGTCCCTGTGGGACGCGGTCAGCTGACGCAGTGCCCTGTCAAGCTGACCGCACGCGGTCCAGCTCCGCTGCGGGGGGCATGTCACACTGCGAGACTAACGTTACTGGCTGACAAGCCCGGACTCCCTCCGTCAACTCTGCCGCCTGGCCATGGCGATGACCAATCAGCTTGGGCACCATGCTGACTGGCACCGCCTATTACATAAACCCAGCAGACAGGCACTTCAAAGTCTCACAGGACGCGCAGTGTTGTTCTTATTTACTCTCTTTAGCAGAATCTACGTTTAAAGCCACACACTGGCAACAATCGTGTGCTTTCACCGGAGAGCCAGTGGGAGCAGAAACAGAATGCTGGCACGTTTGAATGTAAGCCGTTAGATTCAGGCTTCTCTCATATCTTCCCAGGTGACCATggctgattgattttttttttttttaaagctactgGGTCACTGCCACTTACGGAAAAGAAAGCTGAAATACGACAGTGCTCAGATCGATGCATCCCGGATTTCAATTCCAAGACACGCGTTGGCGTCTGGAGTGTCCTAAAactgcagggaggagcaggaggagcaggggaggagcaggaggagtggTAAGAGGAGGCGCGCAGGAGTATGGAGCACAGAGCAGGCCCAGGAACAAAGACAGAGCAAGGAGGTGTTCAGCTGTTTCAGCTGCTGTTGCTTCTTTTCCTCCATCCAGCCCTGTGGAAGTATGTCGCCACTCTCCATCATTTCCCCTATTAACATCGTTGTTATAAACCTCACACCTGTCATAAAGCACGCCCGTTAACACAAACTCAATCTGAGAGGCATTCGGGTAATGATTTAcgcaaaacaaaaccaaaaaaaatgaaaaaggttcATAACAGGCAAGGTTATCACCTGTCCCTGAATCTGAAATTCATTAAAGTACACTGCAATCAATTTGTGCTTATGGAAAAATCCACCGTGGCAGGAAGGCATCCTTTGCTCTTCCCCTTTGCTGGAGAGACATTTGCAGTTGCATTCAGAAACAGCATTTTCATCTAAATGAGCACCAGCCTAAGAAatccatttgtcatttttttgccATCAATGTCTCTTCTCAAATTTAGCAGACGTCAGTATCTAGAATGAGAACTTCAGTTCAGacacataaaaagaaaatcagagaaAGTATATCGCAAAAAAATgaccttgttttgtttttgagaatgACGAAACCagcaaaaagaggaaaacttcaAAGTGCTGAATAATCGATTGCATAGACCACAAAATTCCCACAGACTGAATCTTCTCATAGATTGCTCCATTCTGAGGTTTACATCCCTTTTAATGACAGTGTGAGTGGTGGCAGTGGCACTAATACAGATTGCCTCTATAAAGTGGCAACTACCACAGAAAGCTTTAGGACCAATAAAATATTAGGCTCATTGGGCAGTCGGTATTTCATTTAGGCCTATTTGTTATTTACGGGGACTCACAACAAATTACAAGATCCTCACTTAAGAAATTAATCTTCATCAAGAAAGTACAAGCTGCTCATATGCTTATTTACTATACCAACTATGATATGATAAACCAGTTAACTTTGGCTATTTGTACAGTAATGACCAGGCACTGGCCAAATGAAATCTGTCAGATTCCTTGTGCTCTGAAGAGGTTACAGAAATGAACAAACCCATGAAAGGCCTTAGTTTGCTGTGACCTTTTCGGTGTGTGTTCCCACGgtgacacagcacacagaacagtGCAGCCAAtccagagggagaggaggaagacaaGCAGGAGTGGAGAGGTGGACAGTAAatccatttagaaaaaaaaataaaaatcaacggGTGTCAGATAAGGGTTATTTTAGGGTAGGCCAAGTCAAGCCAAGTGTGTCCAGccttgtcacacaatatattcTAATAACAA
It contains:
- the LOC135249683 gene encoding parathymosin-like, coding for MATEAGKKKKKKKKKKKKKKKKKKKKKKKKKKKKKKKKKKKKKKKKKKKKKKKKREEEEEEEEEEEEEEEEEEEEEEEEEEEEEEEEEEEEEEEEEEEEAAVKTRRQRRAEPWGEVVSERAAMQKRLQ